In the genome of Planctomyces sp. SH-PL62, the window GGTCAGGAAGAAGATCTGCCGGGGATGGCCGGCGACCCCTCGCGTATCGGCGCGGGGGAGATGGGTGATCGGGTAGCCCGCGCGGGTGTTCTCCGTCAGCGCCGCGCTGTCGAGGTCCAGCCGACGGGTCTTCGGGTCGATCACCACGTTCTCGAGGATCGTCCCGAAGCGCCGGGTGGTGGCGAAGATTTCCGGCTCGGTCTCCTCGCGGACCCGGATGGCCTTGGCGTAGCAGCCCCCCTCGAAGTTGAAGACGCCGTCGTCGCCCCAGCCGTGCTCGTCGTCGCCGATCAGGGTGCGGTCCGGCGAGGTCGAAAGGGTGGTCTTCCCCGTGCCGGAGAGCCCGAAGAACAGGGCCACGTCGTCGCGATCCTCGCCGTAATTGGCCGAGCAGTGCATCCCGAGCACCCCGCGCAGGGGGAGCAGGTAATTCAGGATCGAGAAGACCGACTTCTTGATCTCGCCCGCGTACTCGGTGCCGCCGATCAGGACCAGCTTCCTCGCAAGGTTGATGAGGATGAAGGTCCCGGACGGGGTGCCGTCGGTCGCGGGGTCGGCCTCGAAATCGGGGGTGTCGACGATCGTGAACTCGGGCCGGAAGTCGCGGAGGGCCGCCTCGTCGGACTCCCGGATCAGCAGGTCCCGGACGAAAAGGCTGTGCCAGGCGTACTGGGTGACGATTCGGACGGGGAGCCGGAACCTCGGGTCGGCGCCGCCGTAGCAGTCCTGGACGAACAGCTCCTTGTCGGCCAGGTAGGCCCGCTGACGCTCCCAGATGCGGTCGAAGGCCGCCTCGGACATCGGCTGGTTGTATTCGCCCCACCAGATCCGATCGCGGCTGCACGGCTCGTCGACCAGGAACTTGTCGTGCGGCGACCGCCCCGTGTGGACGCCGGTGTCGACGGCGAGGGGGCCCCCCTCGGCGATGAGGCCCTCCCCGCGACGGACGGCGTGCTCATAGAGGACGGGGGCGGGCGGATTCCAGTGCGTGGGGGCCTCCCGTGCGATGCCCAGTTCGTCCAGCCCATGGGTTTTGACGACGGTGTTCTCAATACCGTTCAACATGTCGATACTTCCAATCCACAGTGGCTTCAGCTTCAGTAGGTAAGCGATCCTTGATTCTTCATCATACCGCCCCTCGAGCGGGCGGACCAAGACGCCAGGGAGATCGAGGACCACCTCGGCCCTCGATCTCGGGACCTGTCGCTTCACGCCCCGCGCACGTCTCCTCGGCTCGCCCTCCCCAATTTTGGGTTCGTTCGCCCTCCCCCGAAATCGAAGCCAGATGACGCAAAGTATGGCTGGGTGATATATTATGCCATAA includes:
- the pckA gene encoding phosphoenolpyruvate carboxykinase (ATP); protein product: MLNGIENTVVKTHGLDELGIAREAPTHWNPPAPVLYEHAVRRGEGLIAEGGPLAVDTGVHTGRSPHDKFLVDEPCSRDRIWWGEYNQPMSEAAFDRIWERQRAYLADKELFVQDCYGGADPRFRLPVRIVTQYAWHSLFVRDLLIRESDEAALRDFRPEFTIVDTPDFEADPATDGTPSGTFILINLARKLVLIGGTEYAGEIKKSVFSILNYLLPLRGVLGMHCSANYGEDRDDVALFFGLSGTGKTTLSTSPDRTLIGDDEHGWGDDGVFNFEGGCYAKAIRVREETEPEIFATTRRFGTILENVVIDPKTRRLDLDSAALTENTRAGYPITHLPRADTRGVAGHPRQIFFLTYDAFGVLPPIAKLTAEQAMFHYLAGYTSKVAGTETGVTEPQLVFSPCFGGPFLPLRPREYAELLGRKIDRHEVRCWLVNTGINGGPYGIGKRIAMPVTRSLIQAALSGELDDVPARTDDSFHISRLASCPGLAAEVLDPRASWSDPEAYDRKAAELAARFRENHDRTRQA